ACAAACCAAAATAACCGTTGAGCTCAGACTATGATCCAAGCTGTATGCTGCTGTTTTGGTATAGTGGGAGGAATTCATGGAGCTGGGTCTGGATGTTTCTGAGAAACAACTGGATGacattatcagcagccagagagtAAACCAATGCTGCGTCCTGATCTACACATCTGGCACCACAGGCACGCCAAAAGGAGTCATGCTCAGTCACGacaatgtaagctttcatttgACATTGGTTAATGTTTACTATTCAGAGTCAGATTTTATGATTATATGTAGACATGGTGAGCAAgtatttaaagtaaaacagcatttaaggtaaaacagaaagaaacaatgTTCTGTTTCAATCTTATTTAGATCACGTGGACTGCTAATCAAGCCAGCAGGACAGGTGACATACAGCCAGCCAACATTAAACAGGAGTCACTAGTGAGCTACTTGCCTCTCAGCCACATTGCAGCTCAGATCTATGATCTCTGGACGAGCATCCAGTGGGGTGAGCTGGTGTACTTTGCACAGCCAGATGCCTTAAAGGTAAATAAAAATGGCTTCATCACAcagttgtttttacacttgttACAGGATGTCTCAGTGATCTGACAGAAGACCAAAGGTGGAAATAATTTGTGCAAGAACAGGCAATTTTTAGTCAATTAAAGGTCAAAGCAATGAGATATTACTGTACTACTAATTTCTAATTTTGTTGAAATTGTTCTCCCAAAAGACTGAGaaatttttttatgaatgtACTTCTGTTGTTCACTTAAATAATAATGCAATATGAAAAAGTACATATGTGCAGGGAACAAGCTGGATTAATGTATTCAGTCAAATGCAGGTAAATGCAGTGTAAGTTAAATGTGGGTAATCGACTGACTGAtcaaatgtatgtgtgtttaagcTCTGTATACACTTTATTCTTTATAGGGAAGCCTGATAACAACACTGCGAGAAGTTTGTCCTACAACCCACATGGGTGTCCCTCGGGTATGGGAAAAAATGATGGAGAAGATTAAACAGGGAATTAGTGAATGTGGCtatgtgaaaaagaaactggTGACATGGGCAATGTCAGTCAGCCTGGAGGCCAGTCAGAAGTGCGTGCAAAAGTAAGTGCTGATTAAGGTGGAATTTTGTCTAATGACCACCTAAAccataaatgcatttttttctgttgttgtttcactttttaaaatccttttcAGGGACGAGAAACCATTCCTGTTGTCCCTGACTGACAGTCTTGTGCTGCAGAAGCTTCGGGCTGAGCTCGGCCTGTCTTGTTGTCAGAAGTTCTTCTCTGGAGCTGCGCCAATTGGTTGTGAAACTGTGCAGTTTTTCCTGGGACTGAACATACGCTTGTATGAGGCCTATGGCATGAGTGAGAGCACGGGACCTCACTTCATGTCAGGTCCCGAAGTTTACAAATTAACAAGGTAAGTGTTTAAGGATCAGAACAACAGTGTTTAAAGCTCAAGTTTAGATCTAATGAATTCTTTTTCTTACGCATAGTTGTGGTAAGGTGGTCCCTGGCTGTCGATACAAAATGGCCAGCGTAGACTCTGAGGGGACAGGGGAAATTTGCTTTTGGGGACGCAACATTTTCATGGGTTTCCTCAATATGGAAGacaaaacaagagaagctttggATGAAGATGGATGGCTGCATTCTGGAGACCTGGGGAAAATAGATGAGGAGGGTTTCTTGTACATCACAGGGAGAATAAAAGGTAAAGCTATCTGAGCAAACAAGGCCATTATAAGAAAATTGCTCATCATAAGTCCTCAGCTCACATTCTGTACATGATCCACGCTTGAGTGCATGTTATTCTGGATAGAAAATAAGGCTCCATTATCCTTGTAATAAGTCACAAACAACCGTAATGTCAGggtgccctctctctctgttcagagCTGATCATCACAGCGGGAGGGGAGAATGTTCCGCCTGTACCCATAGAGGAAGCAGTGAAAAGGGAGCTACCTATCATCAGCAATGCCATGCTGATAGGGGACAAGAGGAAGTTCTTGTCCATGCTTTTAACCCTAAAGGTAATCAGtctttagtttttcattttcacagcagaagcGTGTGTGTACCAAATCAAGGTAAAGTGTCTTTATATAAACTCTAAAtaatgttctttaaaaaaacattattaaaatgCAGCTAATGAATTCTAGTACCATGTTTTGCTTTAATATTCTTGTTGAGCTCCCTTGAGAGGTTTGTAACAAGCCAGGAAATATAAAAGGAGGTGAAGCAATTAAAACAAGTGGTTTCACAAATTAATgc
The window above is part of the Toxotes jaculatrix isolate fToxJac2 chromosome 5, fToxJac2.pri, whole genome shotgun sequence genome. Proteins encoded here:
- the acsbg1 gene encoding long-chain-fatty-acid--CoA ligase ACSBG1 is translated as MEFPDEQKADDQFENQVQESMANVKTDREEHASVGKKNIEEEFAGTPLAPDHSLWTTDARGSVRLRIEEGCPEEPITVHQMFKASVEKYGNMHALASKKNNKWEKITFLEYYQFCQRTAKSFIKLGLERFRGVAILGSNSAEWFFSAVGAIMAGGIMMGIYVTNSPEACWYVASDSKANIIMVENQKQLDKILQIRDRLPHLKAIVQYNGQLQQKLSNLYSWEEFMELGLDVSEKQLDDIISSQRVNQCCVLIYTSGTTGTPKGVMLSHDNITWTANQASRTGDIQPANIKQESLVSYLPLSHIAAQIYDLWTSIQWGELVYFAQPDALKGSLITTLREVCPTTHMGVPRVWEKMMEKIKQGISECGYVKKKLVTWAMSVSLEASQKDEKPFLLSLTDSLVLQKLRAELGLSCCQKFFSGAAPIGCETVQFFLGLNIRLYEAYGMSESTGPHFMSGPEVYKLTSCGKVVPGCRYKMASVDSEGTGEICFWGRNIFMGFLNMEDKTREALDEDGWLHSGDLGKIDEEGFLYITGRIKELIITAGGENVPPVPIEEAVKRELPIISNAMLIGDKRKFLSMLLTLKCCTNRDSMEPTDELSLEAVEFCQQQGSQATKVSDIIRGKDKDVYRAIQEGIDRVNSAATSNAQRIQKWTILWRDFSVSGGELGPTMKLRRPVVLEMYHKVIESLYQD